In Deltaproteobacteria bacterium, the following are encoded in one genomic region:
- the rsmD gene encoding 16S rRNA (guanine(966)-N(2))-methyltransferase RsmD: protein MRIIGGKAKGRRLQVPKNGVRPTPDRVREALCSMLGPEIPEARILDLFAGTGAFGLECLSRGASALTLVEKNTKNIRVLRENIEKTQLSSPNVINMPALKALKQLSAQNTKFDIAFLDPPFDAGLLEQSLHLLVELDLMDNDGCAICEHRSQVSPPSAPAGWGQVLTRAYGDVTITVFRPDTQEEEQ, encoded by the coding sequence ATGAGAATAATTGGTGGAAAAGCCAAAGGCAGACGCCTCCAGGTGCCGAAAAACGGAGTAAGACCTACACCAGATCGGGTTCGAGAAGCTCTTTGCTCGATGCTCGGCCCTGAGATACCTGAGGCTAGAATTCTCGATCTTTTTGCCGGTACCGGCGCCTTCGGTCTGGAATGTCTGTCTCGAGGTGCGAGTGCTCTTACCCTTGTTGAGAAAAACACTAAGAATATTAGAGTGTTAAGGGAGAACATCGAAAAAACTCAGCTGTCTTCGCCTAACGTCATCAATATGCCTGCCCTAAAAGCTCTAAAGCAGCTCAGTGCACAAAATACCAAGTTCGATATCGCCTTCCTAGATCCGCCGTTTGACGCCGGATTATTAGAACAATCTTTGCACTTACTCGTAGAACTAGATTTGATGGATAATGACGGCTGCGCTATTTGCGAGCATCGCAGCCAAGTATCTCCACCCTCTGCACCAGCAGGTTGGGGACAGGTGCTTACACGGGCCTACGGTGATGTTACCATTACAGTGTTTCGCCCCGATACGCAGGAGGAAGAACAATGA
- the coaD gene encoding pantetheine-phosphate adenylyltransferase yields MTIALYPGSFDPVTNGHINLIERGLQVFDKLIVAVASNVRKKSLFTPQERIEMIRDAVDSEHLEVRSFEGLLVDYAREIDARIILRGLRALSDFEFEFQLAHMNRRLGAKNPGGIETVFMMTGEEHFYVSSSLVREIASFGGEVEGLVPELAYDKLKLKFATQDT; encoded by the coding sequence ATGACGATCGCGCTCTACCCAGGATCCTTTGATCCCGTTACAAACGGCCATATCAACCTCATCGAACGTGGGCTTCAAGTGTTCGACAAACTCATTGTGGCGGTGGCCAGCAACGTTCGAAAGAAATCACTCTTCACCCCACAAGAACGCATTGAGATGATTCGAGACGCAGTCGACTCTGAGCATCTGGAAGTCAGAAGCTTTGAAGGACTTCTCGTAGATTACGCTCGTGAAATAGATGCCCGCATCATTCTAAGAGGGCTGAGAGCACTTTCTGATTTTGAGTTTGAATTTCAACTTGCCCACATGAACAGACGTCTGGGTGCTAAAAACCCCGGTGGTATTGAGACGGTTTTTATGATGACCGGTGAAGAGCACTTCTATGTTTCAAGCAGCTTAGTGCGGGAAATTGCTTCATTTGGCGGAGAGGTCGAGGGGCTCGTTCCCGAGCTGGCCTACGATAAGCTGAAACTCAAATTCGCCACGCAAGACACATAG